The proteins below are encoded in one region of Helianthus annuus cultivar XRQ/B chromosome 2, HanXRQr2.0-SUNRISE, whole genome shotgun sequence:
- the LOC110894425 gene encoding protein FAR1-RELATED SEQUENCE 5-like: MTPVVGMVFDTVDAAYIFYKAYAQAGGWTVRKGTEHTNHGVTVNKYFVCSKEGHKVFNPVDTLSDQPPNRWVCRVPSKRTGCQAEFRIKLNDDKKYVLYYFTEAHNHAFVHEEDLHFLRENRSLTRSHEDMIKKMSNLNIGPVQAFNIMKELCGGFDNVGATKCDFKNFKKELNVFIGEFDAEMLVKRLTRKKEFLPNFTCEYQTTQEGVLKCLFWADEDMKRNFYMFGDVVSFDATYKRNK; this comes from the coding sequence ATGACTCCAGTCGTTGGCATGGTTTTTGACACGGTAGATGCTGCCTACATTTTCTACAAAGCATATGCACAGGCGGGTGGCTGGACTGTAAGGAAGGGAACGGAGCATACAAATCATGGTGTTACAGTAAATAAGTATTTTGTATGCTCAAAAGAGGGCCATAAAGTTTTTAACCCTGTTGACACTTTATCCGATCAGCCTCCTAATAGATGGGTATGTAGGGTACCATCAAAGAGGACTGGTTGCCAAGCGGAGTTTCGAATAAAGTTGAACGATGATAAGAAGTATGTGTTATACTACTTTACAGAGGCGCACAACCACGCTTTCGTGCATGAAGAAGATCTCCACTTTCTCAGGGAAAATAGAAGCCTCACCCGTTCGCACGAGGATATGATAAAGAAGATGTCCAACTTGAATATTGGACCGGTTCAAGCATTCAACATCATGAAGGAGTTGTGTGGTGGTTTTGATAATGTCGGGGCGACTAAATGTGacttcaaaaattttaaaaaagaaCTCAATGTGTTTATTGGTGAGTTTGATGCAGAGATGCTTGTCAAGCGGCTAACTAGGAAAAAAGAGTTTTTACCTAATTTTACGTGTGAATACCAAACTACTCAGGAAGGTGTCTTGAAGTGTCTGTTCTGGGCTGATGAGGACATGAAAAGAAATTTTTATATGTTCGGTGATGTTGTGTCCTTTGATGCCACGTACAAGCGAAACAAGTAA